The DNA segment CTCTCGATCAAAACTCGGTCTACATCGCTCCGCCCCGCTATTCCGATTTCCGCCGAGAGCTAGGTCAGGAATTCGGCGGCATCGGTGTGCATGTCGACTTCAACAAAGAAACCCGCGAGATGCTGGTGATCACGCCTCTAGCAGGCGCGCCAGCTTATGAAGCAGGCGTTCAAGCAGGCGACGTTATCCTGGCGATCGATGGCGTGAAGCTCAATGGCGAAGACTTCGATACTTCGCTCAAGCGGCTGCATGGCGAGAAAGGTACTCCGGTTACCTTGACCGTGCAGCATATCGGGGCGGAAAAGCCGGTCGATATCACCATGAACCGGGCCAGCATTATGGTCGAATCGGTCATGGGTGACACGCACGGTCCCGGTGGCAAATGGAGCTATGTGTTAGCCGAGAATCCGAAGATTGGCTATATCCGTGTCGACTCATTCGGCGATCGTACCGCTTCCGACTTCGAGGCCGCTCTTCAGCAGATCGACGGTAAAGTCGAAGGGATCATCATCGACATGCGCGGAAACGCGGGCGGTTATCTGACCGCGGCGATCCAGATGGTCGACATGTTTATCGATCAAGGCGAGATCGTCACAACGCGTACCCGCAACAACCAGATCCGCGACGTTTACGAAGCTTCGTCCGGCGGCACGATCGTTCCGAAGAACCTCCCGGTGGTCGTGATGGTGAATCGCTTCAGTGCGAGTGCCAGTGAAATCTTCGCCGCCGCCCTGCAAGATCATCACCGGGCAACCATCGTCGGCGAACGCTCGTTCGGCAAAGGGACCGTGCAAAGCATCTTCCCACTGGATGGGGATCGCCGGGCCATGAAGATCACGACCGCCACGTACTGGCGGCCGAGCGGCAGCAACATTCATCATTTTCCTGATTCTAAGGATGATGACGATTGGGGCGTCACCCCTGACGAAAGCTGGGAGTTGGAATTAGACGACGAGACGTTGGCAAAAGTCATCCGCTCGCGTCGGCTGCATGATGTCGACCGAACAAATTTCGCCGATCCTTCCTCCGCCGACAAACGTGAGATTTCGGAAGATGAGCAAGCCTTGCTCGACTTTACCGACCCACAACTGCAAACGGCTATCGAAGCGATTCAAGACGCCGCTAAGTAGGCGTTTGGAAGCTTTTGCAAAGGTGATTTGAAAATTCTTCCTTCGAGTCTGAGGGCTATCGGACTCGCAAAAACGGGGCAAACTTTGCCGTCTTCAAGGCAAATTCAAAAGTCTCGATAAACGCCGACTTGAATCATTTCGAAGGCGGTTTGGCACTTTTTGGCACTCGCATTGCAAGTTACACGGCCATCCTCTCCCTTCCGACTCATGAACTGAAGAAAGTCGCCTTGATGGTCTGCAACGTTGATCACTTCCGTTGGCCTAAGAATAATATCCCAACCAGCCTGGAACTGGAATCGTTCTCGCGACCTCTCCCCGTTCAGCCGCACCCAGAAACGCCTTACGTCGTGGTGCTGCTGAAGATGCTCAGCGTTGCCGATGATGTCACCGAGAAGGGTATCGACCCGCTCGAGCGATAGTCGCGACTTCTCGCTGCTAGGCTGAAGAATCCCCGGCCAGTTGGTTCAGATGAAGCTGAACCGACTCGGCCAGCCGGGTCGGATTGTAGCCCCCTTCTAAAAGACTGACGATTCTCCCACCGCACCAGGTGTTGGCCACCTCTTGGACCTGCTGCGTCAGCGTGATGTAGTCTTCGCTTTCCAGGCCCAAGTCTCCGACCGGGTCGTCTTTGTGGGCATCGAACCCAGCGCTGATCAGAACCAACTCGGGGCGGACTCGTTCGGCAAACTTCTGCAGTTGATGCTCGAACCGGCTTAAGATCTCGGCCCGTTCGGTTCCATAAGTGACCGGCAGATTGTGGGTCAGCCCCAGTCCAGGCCCTTCGCCTGTCGCGTGACGATCGCCAGAGCCTGGGTAGAACGGATAGCGGTGCATCGAAAAGAACCCGACCGTCTCGTCTCGCCAGAAGATGTCTTGCGTGCCGTTTCCATGATGCACGTCCCAGTCGACGACCAGCACCCGGGATAAATCGAGCCTCTTCACCGCGTACGATGCCGCCACGGCGACGTTGTTGAACAAGCAAAACCCCATGCTCGTGTCAGGGGTCGCATGGTGCCCCGGCGGCCGAAACAAGCAGAAGGCATTGTCCGCTTCTCCTCGGACAACCTTCTGGGTCGCATCGATCGCCGCGCCGACCGCCAGCAAGGCAACCTGGTACGATTCAGGCGAGACCAGCGTATCGACTTCGATTCGGCCTCCCCCCTGTTGGCAAAACTTCTCAACCACTTCGGCCACCGAGGCGTCGTGAGCCAGCAATAAGTCCGACTTCGTAGCCGGCTCGAATGGGGGGCAAACCCAAGATTCCCAGGTTTTTTCGGCCTGCAGTCGCTCGGTACAGGTCATCAAACGTACCGCAGACTCTGGGTGCGAGGTCGTTTTGTGCTGAAGAAAACGATCGTCATAGTAAAGCAGGTTCTTTT comes from the Bremerella sp. JC817 genome and includes:
- a CDS encoding S41 family peptidase, with the protein product MICYASAGQSRYALMFQQGMRTISEFYVRPVDDEELFNAAMEGLTAPLDQNSVYIAPPRYSDFRRELGQEFGGIGVHVDFNKETREMLVITPLAGAPAYEAGVQAGDVILAIDGVKLNGEDFDTSLKRLHGEKGTPVTLTVQHIGAEKPVDITMNRASIMVESVMGDTHGPGGKWSYVLAENPKIGYIRVDSFGDRTASDFEAALQQIDGKVEGIIIDMRGNAGGYLTAAIQMVDMFIDQGEIVTTRTRNNQIRDVYEASSGGTIVPKNLPVVVMVNRFSASASEIFAAALQDHHRATIVGERSFGKGTVQSIFPLDGDRRAMKITTATYWRPSGSNIHHFPDSKDDDDWGVTPDESWELELDDETLAKVIRSRRLHDVDRTNFADPSSADKREISEDEQALLDFTDPQLQTAIEAIQDAAK
- a CDS encoding histone deacetylase, whose protein sequence is MGEKNLLYYDDRFLQHKTTSHPESAVRLMTCTERLQAEKTWESWVCPPFEPATKSDLLLAHDASVAEVVEKFCQQGGGRIEVDTLVSPESYQVALLAVGAAIDATQKVVRGEADNAFCLFRPPGHHATPDTSMGFCLFNNVAVAASYAVKRLDLSRVLVVDWDVHHGNGTQDIFWRDETVGFFSMHRYPFYPGSGDRHATGEGPGLGLTHNLPVTYGTERAEILSRFEHQLQKFAERVRPELVLISAGFDAHKDDPVGDLGLESEDYITLTQQVQEVANTWCGGRIVSLLEGGYNPTRLAESVQLHLNQLAGDSSA